A stretch of the Xiphias gladius isolate SHS-SW01 ecotype Sanya breed wild chromosome 21, ASM1685928v1, whole genome shotgun sequence genome encodes the following:
- the ahcy gene encoding adenosylhomocysteinase yields MSEKLPFKVADISLAEWGRKAIDIAENEMPGLMKMRELYGQSKPLKGARIAGCLHMTLQTAVLIETLTALGAEVQWSSCNIFSTQDHAASAIAKAGIPVYAWKGETDEEYVWCIEQTLYFKDGQPLNMILDDGGDLTNLVHQKYPKLLAGIRGVSEETTTGVHNLYKMMKKGELKIPGINVNDSVTKSKFDNLYGCRESLIDGIKRATDVMIAGKVAVVAGYGDVGKGCVQALRGFGARVIVTEIDPINALQAAMEGYEVTTMDEASKEGNIFVTTTGCEDIILGHHFENMKDDAIVCNIGHFDCEIDMSWLNKNAAEKVNIKPQVDRYRLKNGHHIIVLAEGRLVNLGCAMGHPSFVMSNSFTNQVLAQIELWTNTAKYPVGVYFLPKKLDEQVAAAHLDKLGVKLTKLTDKQAKYLGLPTEGPFKPDHYRY; encoded by the exons ATGTCTGAGAAACTTCCCTTCAAAGTTG CTGACATCAGCCTGGCCGAATGGGGACGCAAGGCCATTGATATTGCCGAGAATGAGATGCCCGGTCTGATGAAGATGAGGGAGCTGTACGGCCAGTCCAAGCCTCTGAAGGGTGCCCGTATCGCCGGCTGCCTCCACATGACCCTGCAGACGGCCGTGCTCATCGAGACCCTCACTGCCCTCGGCGCTGAG GTTCAGTGGTCGAGCTGTAACATCTTCTCCACTCAGGATCACGCGGCCTCCGCAATCGCCAAGGCTGGCATTCCAG TGTATGCGTGGAAAGGTGAGACGGATGAGGAGTACGTGTGGTGCATCGAACAGACTCTGTACTTCAAAGACGGTCAGCCCCTCAACATGATCCTGGACGACGGAGGAGACCTGACCAACCTGGTCCACCAGAAGTACCCCAAATTGCTGGCAG GTATCCGTGGAGTGTCGGAGGAGACCACCACCGGTGTCCACAACCTGTACAAGATGATGAAGAAGGGCGAGCTGAAGATCCCCGGCATCAACGTCAACGACTCTGTCACAAAG AGTAAGTTTGACAACCTGTATGGCTGCAGGGAGAGTCTGATCGACGGTATCAAGCGAGCCACCGACGTGATGATCGCCGGTAAAGTTGCGGTGGTGGCAGGCTACGGCGACGTGGGTAAGGGCTGCGTCCAGGCTCTGCGTGGGTTCGGCGCTCGTGTCATCGTCACCGAGATCGACCCCATCAATGCCCTGCAGGCCGCCATGGAGG GTTATGAGGTTACCACCATGGATGAGGCTTCTAAGGAAGGAAACATCTTCGTCACCACCACTGGCTGTGAGGACATCATCCTGGGACA CCACTTTGAGAACATGAAGGATGACGCCATCGTCTGTAACATTGGACACTTTGACTGTGAGATCGACATGAGCTGGCTCAATAAAAACGCAGCCGAGAAGGTCAACATCAAGCCTCAG GTTGATCGCTATCGTTTGAAGAACGGTCATCACATCATCGTCCTGGCCGAGGGCAGACTGGTCAACCTGGGCTGTGCCATGGGACACCCGTCCTTCGTCATGAGCAACTCCTTCACAAATCAG GTGCTGGCTCAGATCGAGTTGTGGACGAACACCGCCAAATACCCCGTGGGAGTCTACTTCTTGCCCAAGAAG TTGGATGAGCAGGTGGCAGCCGCCCACCTGGATAAACTGGGGGTGAAGCTGACCAAGCTGACAGACAAGCAGGCCAAGTATCTGGGTCTGCCCACTGAGGGGCCCTTCAAACCGGACCACTATCGCTACTGA